In one Thioclava sp. ES.031 genomic region, the following are encoded:
- a CDS encoding LysR family transcriptional regulator: MDWDKLRIFHAVADAGSLTHAGDALHLSQSAVSRQIRALEEALGTTLFHRHARGLILTEQGELLFEATSSMAKKLDSASARIRDSEEEVFGELRVTTTTGFGTLWLAPRLTKLYEKYPDLKIDLMLEERVLDLPMREADVAVRMKEPAQADLIRKRLLNIRMRLYATSEYLAKWGSPEKIEDLRKHRLICQTPRTPQVQAGAQLARQVLAFDQSSTLTVNNYFGVLQAVLNHIGIGILPDYLTADFNDLQRVLPDLESVEIPIFLAYPEELRSSRRVTAFRDFIQEEITNYRRFKAGDST; the protein is encoded by the coding sequence ATGGATTGGGACAAGCTCAGAATCTTTCATGCAGTGGCCGATGCGGGGTCTTTGACCCATGCTGGCGACGCATTGCATCTGTCTCAATCTGCCGTGAGCAGACAGATCCGGGCGCTCGAAGAGGCCCTCGGAACGACTCTTTTTCACCGTCACGCCCGCGGACTGATTCTCACCGAGCAGGGCGAATTGCTGTTCGAAGCCACCTCGTCGATGGCGAAAAAGCTCGACAGCGCCTCCGCACGCATCCGTGACAGCGAAGAAGAAGTCTTCGGCGAGCTGCGCGTGACCACCACGACGGGCTTCGGCACGCTCTGGCTCGCGCCGCGCCTGACGAAGCTCTACGAGAAGTATCCCGATCTGAAGATCGACCTCATGCTGGAGGAGCGGGTTCTCGACCTGCCGATGCGCGAGGCCGATGTCGCCGTGCGCATGAAAGAGCCCGCGCAGGCCGACCTGATCCGCAAGCGCCTGCTGAACATCCGGATGCGGCTTTACGCGACATCCGAGTATCTCGCGAAATGGGGCTCGCCCGAAAAGATCGAGGATCTGCGCAAGCATCGCCTGATCTGCCAGACCCCGCGCACCCCGCAGGTACAGGCGGGCGCGCAGCTCGCGCGGCAGGTTCTGGCCTTCGATCAAAGCTCGACGCTGACGGTGAACAACTACTTCGGCGTGCTGCAAGCCGTGCTGAACCATATCGGCATCGGCATCCTGCCCGACTACCTGACCGCCGATTTCAACGACCTCCAGCGGGTGCTGCCCGATCTGGAATCGGTCGAGATCCCGATCTTCCTCGCCTACCCCGAAGAGCTGCGCTCTTCGCGCCGTGTGACCGCTTTCCGCGACTTCATTCAGGAAGAAATCACCAACTATCGGCGCTTCAAGGCGGGCGATTCAACCTAG